From Panicum hallii strain FIL2 chromosome 2, PHallii_v3.1, whole genome shotgun sequence, a single genomic window includes:
- the LOC112882762 gene encoding DNA-(apurinic or apyrimidinic site) lyase 2 isoform X1 yields the protein MVKIVTYNVNGLRPRVVQHGSLRRLLDALDADIICFQETKLSRQDLSADVIMAEGYEAFVSCNRSAKGRGAYSGVATFCRVTSAFSSQEVALPVAAEEGFTGLQDYAKNSEIVGDFVIATPVEEEGLGEITREDLIKVDNEGRCIITDHGHFVLFNIYGPAVEADDKERVRFKLLFYKILQKRWEHLLALGKRVFVVGDLNIAPASIDRCDAPPGFEKQMFREWLRSMLREHGGPFFDAFRSKHPERAGAYTCFNQKIGAEEYNYGSRIDHILISGACLHHCDSAEDHSIFCCHVEECEIMNHFKRGNSENLSKWKGGRSIKLEGSDHIPVYILLKEIPELPVHNIPPSAARYLPEVRGRQQSIVSFFNKGKTYELQDAGRLVLSEDTLNDSYCSDGLENKTIAKVGLADAKGGNLPSLICKGGDLDQWRNEGLSGISYNRQKNSPSGTKGVPNKKIKRNLSSQPTIKSFFQPPRSETVNVSTSTLVTPVETVHCMNQTCVPNDDSLPESMQCTTSGAKDQDNTNVSSCSLSTDKCNAAALEWQRIQQKMKMTLPRCKGHREPCIPRSVKKGPNIGRLFYVCPRAQGPASNPEANCGHFQWAPVKSKEKRS from the exons ATGGTGAAGATAGTGACGTACAACGTGAACGGGCTGCGGCCGCGGGTGGTGCAGCACGGctcgctccgccgcctcctcgacGCCCTCGACGCCGACATCATCTGCTTCCAG GAGACCAAATTGTCAAGACAGGACCTGTCAGCAGATGTCATAATGGCTGAAGGATACGAGGCTTTTGTTTCATGCAATCGCTCTGCTAAAGGGCGTGGAGCATACTCTG GTGTTGCAACATTTTGTCGAGTAACATCAGCATTTTCCAGCCAGGAGGTTGCTTTGCCAGTAGCAGCCGAAGAAGGATTTACTGGACTTCAGGACTATGCAAAAAACAGCGAAATTGTTGGGGATTTTGTTATTGCAACTCCTGTAGAGGAGGAGGGCCTTGGTGAAATCACAAGAGAGGACCTTATAAAGGTGGACAATGAGGGGCGGTGCATCATCACCGATCACGGACATTTTG TGCTTTTCAACATATATGGCCCAGCTGTTGAAGCAGATGATAAAGAGCGGGTTCGTTTTAAGCTACTATTTTATAAGATACTGCAG AAACGATGGGAACATCTATTGGCTCTTGGAAAGAGAGTCTTTGTTGTTGGTGATTTGAATATTGCTCCTGCTTCAATAGATAGGTGTGATGCGCCGCCTGGTTTTGAGAAACAAAT gttccGAGAATGGCTGAGATCCATGCTGAGAGAACATGGAGGTCCCTTTTTTGATGCTTTTCGATCAAAACACCCTGAAAG GGCAGGAGCATATACTTGCTTTAATCAAAAAATTGGTGCTGAAGAATATAATTATGGTTCTAGAATAGACCACATTCTCATTTCCGGTGCCTGTCTCCATCATTGCGATTCTGCGGAGGATCATAGCATTTTCTGTTGCCATGTAGAAGAATGTGAGATAATGAATCATTTCAAAAGAGGGAATTCTGAAAATTTGTCAAA GTGGAAAGGGGGAAGAAGTATTAAGCTAGAAGGATCTGATCATATTCCAGTTTATATTTTGCTGAAAGAAATTCCTGAACTTCCAGTTCATAATATCCCACCATCAGCTGCAAGATATCTTCCAGAGGTCCGTGGACGGCAACAGAGTATTG TGTCATTCTTCAATAAAGGGAAAACTTATGAGCTGCAGGATGCTGGACGTTTGGTTCTGTCAGAGGATACATTAAATGATAGCTACTGTAGTGATGGCTTGGAAAATAAAACTATAGCTAAGGTGGGACTGGCAGATGCAAAAGGTGGTAACCTTCCTAGTTTGATATGTAAGGGGGGAGATCTTGATCAATGGAGAAATGAAGGTTTGAGTGGCATCTCCTATAACCGCCAGAAAAATTCACCATCTGGCACCAAGGGTGTGCCAAACAAGAAGATTAAACGCAACTTATCCTCTCAACCAACAATCAAGTCCTTTTTTCAACCACCAAGGTCAGAGACAGTAAATGTCAGTACCAGTACCTTAGTTACTCCAGTGGAAACAGTACATTGTATGAATCAAACATGTGTTCCAAATGATGATAGTCTGCCAGAAAGCATGCAGTGCACAACTTCAGGCGCCAAAGATCAGGATAACACAAATGTATCATCCTGTTCACTTTCAACAGACAAGTGTAATGCTGCAGCATTAGAGTGGCAAAGAATACAACAAAAGATGAAGATGACACTGCCACGTTGCAAAGGGCACCGTGAACCATGTATTCCAAGATCCGTGAAGAAGGGCCCTAATATTGGCCGATTATTCTATGTCTGTCCTCGTGCTCAG GGACCTGCATCAAATCCAGAAGCGAACTGCGGCCACTTTCAGTGGGCACCTGTAAAATCTAAAGAGAAACGTTCGTGA
- the LOC112882762 gene encoding DNA-(apurinic or apyrimidinic site) lyase 2 isoform X3, translated as MAPQLSFRSIQFGVATFCRVTSAFSSQEVALPVAAEEGFTGLQDYAKNSEIVGDFVIATPVEEEGLGEITREDLIKVDNEGRCIITDHGHFVLFNIYGPAVEADDKERVRFKLLFYKILQKRWEHLLALGKRVFVVGDLNIAPASIDRCDAPPGFEKQMFREWLRSMLREHGGPFFDAFRSKHPERAGAYTCFNQKIGAEEYNYGSRIDHILISGACLHHCDSAEDHSIFCCHVEECEIMNHFKRGNSENLSKWKGGRSIKLEGSDHIPVYILLKEIPELPVHNIPPSAARYLPEVRGRQQSIVSFFNKGKTYELQDAGRLVLSEDTLNDSYCSDGLENKTIAKVGLADAKGGNLPSLICKGGDLDQWRNEGLSGISYNRQKNSPSGTKGVPNKKIKRNLSSQPTIKSFFQPPRSETVNVSTSTLVTPVETVHCMNQTCVPNDDSLPESMQCTTSGAKDQDNTNVSSCSLSTDKCNAAALEWQRIQQKMKMTLPRCKGHREPCIPRSVKKGPNIGRLFYVCPRAQGPASNPEANCGHFQWAPVKSKEKRS; from the exons ATGGCGCCACaattgtcatttagaagtatccAATTTG GTGTTGCAACATTTTGTCGAGTAACATCAGCATTTTCCAGCCAGGAGGTTGCTTTGCCAGTAGCAGCCGAAGAAGGATTTACTGGACTTCAGGACTATGCAAAAAACAGCGAAATTGTTGGGGATTTTGTTATTGCAACTCCTGTAGAGGAGGAGGGCCTTGGTGAAATCACAAGAGAGGACCTTATAAAGGTGGACAATGAGGGGCGGTGCATCATCACCGATCACGGACATTTTG TGCTTTTCAACATATATGGCCCAGCTGTTGAAGCAGATGATAAAGAGCGGGTTCGTTTTAAGCTACTATTTTATAAGATACTGCAG AAACGATGGGAACATCTATTGGCTCTTGGAAAGAGAGTCTTTGTTGTTGGTGATTTGAATATTGCTCCTGCTTCAATAGATAGGTGTGATGCGCCGCCTGGTTTTGAGAAACAAAT gttccGAGAATGGCTGAGATCCATGCTGAGAGAACATGGAGGTCCCTTTTTTGATGCTTTTCGATCAAAACACCCTGAAAG GGCAGGAGCATATACTTGCTTTAATCAAAAAATTGGTGCTGAAGAATATAATTATGGTTCTAGAATAGACCACATTCTCATTTCCGGTGCCTGTCTCCATCATTGCGATTCTGCGGAGGATCATAGCATTTTCTGTTGCCATGTAGAAGAATGTGAGATAATGAATCATTTCAAAAGAGGGAATTCTGAAAATTTGTCAAA GTGGAAAGGGGGAAGAAGTATTAAGCTAGAAGGATCTGATCATATTCCAGTTTATATTTTGCTGAAAGAAATTCCTGAACTTCCAGTTCATAATATCCCACCATCAGCTGCAAGATATCTTCCAGAGGTCCGTGGACGGCAACAGAGTATTG TGTCATTCTTCAATAAAGGGAAAACTTATGAGCTGCAGGATGCTGGACGTTTGGTTCTGTCAGAGGATACATTAAATGATAGCTACTGTAGTGATGGCTTGGAAAATAAAACTATAGCTAAGGTGGGACTGGCAGATGCAAAAGGTGGTAACCTTCCTAGTTTGATATGTAAGGGGGGAGATCTTGATCAATGGAGAAATGAAGGTTTGAGTGGCATCTCCTATAACCGCCAGAAAAATTCACCATCTGGCACCAAGGGTGTGCCAAACAAGAAGATTAAACGCAACTTATCCTCTCAACCAACAATCAAGTCCTTTTTTCAACCACCAAGGTCAGAGACAGTAAATGTCAGTACCAGTACCTTAGTTACTCCAGTGGAAACAGTACATTGTATGAATCAAACATGTGTTCCAAATGATGATAGTCTGCCAGAAAGCATGCAGTGCACAACTTCAGGCGCCAAAGATCAGGATAACACAAATGTATCATCCTGTTCACTTTCAACAGACAAGTGTAATGCTGCAGCATTAGAGTGGCAAAGAATACAACAAAAGATGAAGATGACACTGCCACGTTGCAAAGGGCACCGTGAACCATGTATTCCAAGATCCGTGAAGAAGGGCCCTAATATTGGCCGATTATTCTATGTCTGTCCTCGTGCTCAG GGACCTGCATCAAATCCAGAAGCGAACTGCGGCCACTTTCAGTGGGCACCTGTAAAATCTAAAGAGAAACGTTCGTGA
- the LOC112882762 gene encoding DNA-(apurinic or apyrimidinic site) lyase 2 isoform X2 — protein sequence MVKIVTYNVNGLRPRVVQHGSLRRLLDALDADIICFQETKLSRQDLSADVIMAEGYEAFVSCNRSAKGRGAYSGVATFCRVTSAFSSQEVALPVAAEEGFTGLQDYAKNSEIVGDFVIATPVEEEGLGEITREDLIKVDNEGRCIITDHGHFVLFNIYGPAVEADDKERVRFKLLFYKILQKRWEHLLALGKRVFVVGDLNIAPASIDRCDAPPGFEKQMFREWLRSMLREHGGPFFDAFRSKHPERAGAYTCFNQKIGAEEYNYGSRIDHILISGACLHHCDSAEDHSIFCCHVEECEIMNHFKRGNSENLSKWKGGRSIKLEGSDHIPVYILLKEIPELPVHNIPPSAARYLPEVRGRQQSIVSFFNKGKTYELQDAGRLVLSEDTLNDSYCSDGLENKTIAKVGLADAKGGNLPSLICKGGDLDQWRNEGLSGISYNRQKNSPSGTKGVPNKKIKRNLSSQPTIKSFFQPPRSETVNVSTSTLVTPVETVHCMNQTCVPNDDSLPESMQCTTSGAKDQDNTNVSSCSLSTDKCNAAALEWQRIQQKMKMTLPRCKGHREPCIPRSVKKGPNIGRLFYVCPRAQRA from the exons ATGGTGAAGATAGTGACGTACAACGTGAACGGGCTGCGGCCGCGGGTGGTGCAGCACGGctcgctccgccgcctcctcgacGCCCTCGACGCCGACATCATCTGCTTCCAG GAGACCAAATTGTCAAGACAGGACCTGTCAGCAGATGTCATAATGGCTGAAGGATACGAGGCTTTTGTTTCATGCAATCGCTCTGCTAAAGGGCGTGGAGCATACTCTG GTGTTGCAACATTTTGTCGAGTAACATCAGCATTTTCCAGCCAGGAGGTTGCTTTGCCAGTAGCAGCCGAAGAAGGATTTACTGGACTTCAGGACTATGCAAAAAACAGCGAAATTGTTGGGGATTTTGTTATTGCAACTCCTGTAGAGGAGGAGGGCCTTGGTGAAATCACAAGAGAGGACCTTATAAAGGTGGACAATGAGGGGCGGTGCATCATCACCGATCACGGACATTTTG TGCTTTTCAACATATATGGCCCAGCTGTTGAAGCAGATGATAAAGAGCGGGTTCGTTTTAAGCTACTATTTTATAAGATACTGCAG AAACGATGGGAACATCTATTGGCTCTTGGAAAGAGAGTCTTTGTTGTTGGTGATTTGAATATTGCTCCTGCTTCAATAGATAGGTGTGATGCGCCGCCTGGTTTTGAGAAACAAAT gttccGAGAATGGCTGAGATCCATGCTGAGAGAACATGGAGGTCCCTTTTTTGATGCTTTTCGATCAAAACACCCTGAAAG GGCAGGAGCATATACTTGCTTTAATCAAAAAATTGGTGCTGAAGAATATAATTATGGTTCTAGAATAGACCACATTCTCATTTCCGGTGCCTGTCTCCATCATTGCGATTCTGCGGAGGATCATAGCATTTTCTGTTGCCATGTAGAAGAATGTGAGATAATGAATCATTTCAAAAGAGGGAATTCTGAAAATTTGTCAAA GTGGAAAGGGGGAAGAAGTATTAAGCTAGAAGGATCTGATCATATTCCAGTTTATATTTTGCTGAAAGAAATTCCTGAACTTCCAGTTCATAATATCCCACCATCAGCTGCAAGATATCTTCCAGAGGTCCGTGGACGGCAACAGAGTATTG TGTCATTCTTCAATAAAGGGAAAACTTATGAGCTGCAGGATGCTGGACGTTTGGTTCTGTCAGAGGATACATTAAATGATAGCTACTGTAGTGATGGCTTGGAAAATAAAACTATAGCTAAGGTGGGACTGGCAGATGCAAAAGGTGGTAACCTTCCTAGTTTGATATGTAAGGGGGGAGATCTTGATCAATGGAGAAATGAAGGTTTGAGTGGCATCTCCTATAACCGCCAGAAAAATTCACCATCTGGCACCAAGGGTGTGCCAAACAAGAAGATTAAACGCAACTTATCCTCTCAACCAACAATCAAGTCCTTTTTTCAACCACCAAGGTCAGAGACAGTAAATGTCAGTACCAGTACCTTAGTTACTCCAGTGGAAACAGTACATTGTATGAATCAAACATGTGTTCCAAATGATGATAGTCTGCCAGAAAGCATGCAGTGCACAACTTCAGGCGCCAAAGATCAGGATAACACAAATGTATCATCCTGTTCACTTTCAACAGACAAGTGTAATGCTGCAGCATTAGAGTGGCAAAGAATACAACAAAAGATGAAGATGACACTGCCACGTTGCAAAGGGCACCGTGAACCATGTATTCCAAGATCCGTGAAGAAGGGCCCTAATATTGGCCGATTATTCTATGTCTGTCCTCGTGCTCAG AGAGCATAA
- the LOC112883386 gene encoding uncharacterized protein LOC112883386: protein MDDLKQILARPIQLAEQVIKWSDEAYTFRQECMELKAKVERLAGLLRQAARADLYERPARRIFDDTEKALDKALALVDKCRAHGLVRRVFTIIPAGSFKKMTNQLDNSIGDLSWLLRVSSSANDDDDFDAHIGLPPIAQNEPILFLIWEQIAVLYTGNLDARADAAASLVSLARDNDRYSKLIIEEDGVPPLLKLVKEGRLEGQENAALAVGLLGRDPECVEQMVQVGACLAFAKVLKEGPMKVQAMVAWAVSELAANHPKCQDAFAQHNVIRLLVGHLAFETVQEHSKYAITSKMSIHSVVMDKKNSTGSAEFDAADHSVMRYPTGQPSQNKNEMHSLVQSTMAAKSNGGSAKHVVTSGGVVATKQHNASLSGTSTRGREFEDPETKAYMKANAAKALWQLAKGNAAICKNITESRALLCFAVLLEKGEGDVQYNSAMALMEICCVAEQNSDLRRSAFKPTSPAARAVVDQLLRVVEKAEYDDLLIPCIMSLGCLSRTFRATETRIIGPLVKLLDEREADVSREAAIALTKFACTENYLHVDHSKAIINAGGAKHLVQLVYFSEQVVQIAALTLVCYIAHNVPDSEELAQAEILTVLEWASKQAYMMQDPVIENLLPEAKIRLELYQSRGAKGYH, encoded by the coding sequence ATGGACGACCTCAAGCAGATCCTGGCGCGGCCGATCCAGCTCGCCGAGCAGGTAATAAAGTGGTCCGACGAGGCCTACACGTTCCGGCAGGAGTGCATGGAGCTCAAGGCCAAGGTCGAGCGTCTCGCCGGCCTGCTCCGCCAGGCCGCGCGCGCCGACCTCTACGAGCGCCCCGCGCGCCGCATCTTCGACGACACCGAGAAGGCGCTGGACAAGGCGCTCGCCCTCGTCGACAAGTGCCGCGCGCACGGACTCGTCCGCCGCGTCTTCACCATCATCCCCGCGGGGTCCTTCAAGAAGATGACCAACCAGCTCGACAACTCCATCGGCGACCTCTCCTGGCTCCTCCGGGTCTCCTCCTCCGCCAACGACGACGACGACTTCGACGCCCACATCGGCCTCCCGCCCATTGCGCAGAACGAGCCCATCCTCTTCCTCATCTGGGAGCAGATCGCCGTGCTCTACACCGGCAACCTCGACGCccgcgccgacgccgccgccagccTCGTCTCGCTCGCGCGCGACAATGACAGGTATTCCAAGCTCATCATAGAGGAGGACGGTGTGCCGCCGCTGCTCAAGCTCGTCAAGGAGGGCCGCCTCGAGGGACAGGAGAACGCCGCGCTCGCCGTCGGGCTCCTCGGCCGCGACCCGGAGTGTGTCGAGCAGATGGTGCAAGTCGGGGCCTGCCTGGCCTTTGCCAAGGTGCTCAAGGAGGGCCCCATGAAGGTGCAGGCCATGGTGGCCTGGGCCGTCTCGGAGCTCGCCGCCAACCACCCCAAGTGCCAGGACGCCTTCGCGCAGCACAACGTGATCCGGCTGCTTGTTGGCCACCTCGCCTTCGAGACGGTGCAGGAGCACTCCAAGTACGCCATCACGTCGAAGATGTCCATACATTCCGTGGTGATGGACAAAAAGAACAGCACCGGTTCGGCAGAATTTGATGCAGCGGACCACAGTGTCATGAGGTACCCGACTGGACAACCTTCCCAGAACAAGAATGAGATGCACAGTTTGGTGCAGTCCACCATGGCTGCGAAGTCTAATGGGGGCAGTGCTAAACACGTAGTTACTAGTGGTGGTGTTGTGGCAACGAAGCAGCACAATGCGTCATTGTCAGGAACGAGTACAAGGGGCAGGGAGTTCGAGGACCCTGAGACAAAGGCATACATGAAAGCCAATGCTGCAAAGGCATTGTGGCAGCTCGCCAAGGGCAATGCAGCTATCTGTAAGAACATCACAGAGTCAAGGGCTCTGCTCTGCTTTGCCGTTCTTCTCGAGAAAGGTGAAGGTGATGTGCAATATAATTCTGCCATGGCTCTCATGGAGATCTGCTGTGTCGCCGAGCAGAATTCCGACCTGCGAAGATCAGCATTTAAGCCAACTTCTCCTGCAGCCCGGGCTGTTGTTGACCAGCTCCTACGTGTTGTTGAGAAGGCTGAGTATGATGATCTCCTAATTCCCTGCATTATGTCGCTAGGTTGCTTGTCCAGAACCTTCCGTGCTACAGAGACTCGGATTATTGGGCCATTGGTGAAGCTTCTTGATGAGAGGGAAGCAGATGTATCCCGAGAAGCAGCAATTGCCCTGACCAAGTTTGCGTGCACAGAAAACTACCTGCATGTTGACCATTCTAAAGCGATCATCAATGCAGGCGGAGCGAAGCACCTAGTTCAGCTTGTGTATTTCAGTGAGCAGGTGGTTCAGATTGCAGCACTCACCCTTGTATGCTACATTGCACATAATGTCCCAGACAGTGAGGAGTTGGCGCAAGCAGAAATCCTCACGGTGCTCGAATGGGCCTCCAAGCAAGCTTACATGATGCAAGACCCGGTCATCGAGAACTTGTTGCCAGAGGCAAAGATCAGATTGGAACTGTATCAATCCAGAGGCGCAAAAGGCTACCATTAG
- the LOC112882464 gene encoding thaumatin-like protein 1, giving the protein MATHLLLSVSLLLSSLSGAVSTTFTLTNSCGYTVWPGLLSSAGSPPLSTTGFALAPGESRSVDAPAAWSGRIWGRTLCAADPGSGRFACATGECGSGAVECAGGGAAPPTTLAEFTLDGAGGNDFYDVSLVDGSNLPVVVVPQGGAGATCGATGCLVDLNGPCPADLKVVGAGGAGIACKSACEAYGRPQDCCSGDYGTPATCQPSASSQFFKNACPRAYSYAYDDATSTFTCTSGTASYLITFCPSISSLKSSVSSSNGASSMNPPSGPGLPLINDTVSFAGRGDGGSSSSYPYASASAPAPCPLALAAAAALTWLVSAPRHRLRL; this is encoded by the exons ATGGCGACTCATCTGCTGCTCTCCGTGTCTCTCCTCCTGAGCTCACTCTCCG GGGCCGTGTCTACGACGTTCACGCTGACCAACTCCTGCGGCTACACGGTGTGGCCGGGGCTGCTGTCAAGCGCGGGCTCGCCGCCGCTCTCCACCACGGGCTTCGCGCTGGCGCCGGGGGAGTCGCGCTCCGTGGACGCGCCCGCGGCGTGGTCGGGCCGCATCTGGGGCCGCACGCTCTGCGCCGCGGACCCGGGCTCCGGCCGCTTCGCCTGCGCCACGGGCGAGTGCGGGTCCGGGGCGGTGgagtgcgcgggcggcggcgccgcgccgcccacgACGCTCGCGGAGTTCACGCTGGACGGCGCCGGCGGGAACGACTTCTACGACGTGAGCCTCGTGGACGGGTCCAACCTGCCGGTGGTGGTGGTTCCgcagggcggcgccggcgcgacgTGCGGCGCGACGGGGTGCCTGGTGGACCTGAACGGGCCGTGCCCGGCCGACCTGAAGGtggtgggcgccggcggcgccggcatCGCGTGCAAGAGCGCGTGCGAGGCGTACGGGCGGCCTCAGGACTGCTGCAGCGGCGACTACGgcacccccgcgacgtgccaGCCGTCGGCCAGCTCGCAGTTCTTCAAGAACGCGTGCCCGCGCGCCTACAGCTACGCCTACGACGACGCTACCTCCACCTTTACCTGCACGTCCGGCACCGCCAGCTACCTCATCACGTTCTGCCCTAGCATCTCCAG CCTCAAGTCGTCCGTGAGCAGCAGCAACGGCGCCAGCAGCATGAACCCGCCGTCCGGCCCGGGCCTGCCCCTGATCAACGACACGGTCTCCTTCGCCGGCCGGGGCGACGGCGGCTCCTCGTCCTCGTACCCCTACGCGtccgcgtcggcgccggccccGTGCCCCCTCGcgctcgcggccgccgccgcgctcacGTGGCTCGTCTCCGCCCCACGCCACCGGCTGCGGTTGTAG